One part of the Fusobacterium pseudoperiodonticum genome encodes these proteins:
- a CDS encoding DUF2262 domain-containing protein produces the protein MEKIQEIHKEILEGNMEILKDFPLPYCLSENKEDFVVLRKGRIVKEENRIKYFFPNSESNETNCIYCLIWGRRSEESYGIGGTPVPDDFLIKEMKFEADKLFLLSTDDEKIVASLKQFNKALQKVWRNFTMEELSIAFRQAPDTVLDEIKQEEMPKTVTIKNFGKFTYKKDDKAYKLVKEDIEYYFSADNKAELKKVKDIFSNIEIIDFIEKAKEYTVKKLLKLKNDLWLEEDEKEVTKKEFRARMKFTSLYVFSESANFYFDDGDLFWGHSIEVNVNKNLEFTDANIVG, from the coding sequence ATGGAAAAAATTCAAGAAATACATAAAGAAATATTAGAGGGGAATATGGAGATACTAAAAGATTTTCCTCTACCTTATTGCCTATCTGAAAATAAGGAAGACTTTGTAGTTTTAAGAAAAGGAAGAATTGTAAAAGAAGAAAATCGTATAAAATATTTTTTTCCAAACTCAGAAAGTAATGAAACTAATTGTATATATTGCTTAATATGGGGTCGTAGAAGCGAAGAAAGCTATGGTATAGGAGGAACACCAGTACCAGATGATTTCCTTATAAAAGAGATGAAATTTGAAGCTGATAAACTTTTTTTACTGAGTACAGATGATGAAAAAATAGTAGCTTCATTAAAACAATTCAATAAGGCTTTACAAAAGGTATGGAGAAATTTTACTATGGAAGAATTATCTATAGCTTTTAGACAAGCTCCTGACACAGTTTTAGATGAAATAAAACAAGAAGAGATGCCAAAGACAGTTACTATTAAAAACTTTGGTAAATTTACATATAAAAAAGATGATAAGGCTTATAAACTAGTCAAAGAAGATATTGAATATTATTTTTCAGCTGATAATAAGGCAGAACTTAAAAAAGTGAAAGATATTTTTTCAAATATTGAAATTATAGATTTTATAGAAAAAGCTAAAGAATATACTGTTAAGAAGCTTCTAAAATTAAAAAATGATTTATGGTTAGAAGAAGATGAAAAAGAAGTCACAAAAAAAGAATTTAGAGCTAGAATGAAGTTTACAAGTCTTTATGTTTTTAGTGAATCAGCTAATTTCTATTTTGATGATGGTGATTTATTTTGGGGACATAGCATAGAAGTTAATGTCAATAAAAATTTAGAATTCACTGATGCAAATATAGTTGGTTAG
- a CDS encoding DUF695 domain-containing protein, translating to MKQNFNEIKQNWNFYMCTVDEKAASIRLNFALSEIAPVEDYTHRLTIFIKMNNPTENGLSSNEEYPILCDIEDEVVDKLETLEDIFAGTVKTQGRLELYLFTKNPEKSEELCKEALAKFPDYLWKTYIDEDKEWDFYYNFLYPDVYSYQTIMNRSVIENLLENEDKLEKEREIDHWLYFKTEENANLAIKKFEELGYKILSSKKLEDKSEHKYQVNISRVDNAIYSHINEIVWELVEIAESLDGYYDGWGCNITK from the coding sequence TTGAAACAAAATTTTAATGAAATCAAACAAAATTGGAACTTTTATATGTGTACTGTAGATGAAAAAGCAGCCTCTATTCGTCTTAACTTTGCACTATCAGAAATTGCACCTGTTGAAGATTATACACACAGACTTACTATCTTTATTAAAATGAATAATCCTACTGAAAATGGACTTTCATCTAATGAAGAATATCCAATATTATGTGATATTGAAGATGAAGTTGTAGATAAATTAGAAACTTTAGAAGACATCTTTGCAGGAACTGTAAAGACACAAGGAAGATTAGAACTTTATCTTTTTACTAAAAATCCTGAAAAAAGTGAAGAACTTTGTAAAGAGGCATTAGCAAAATTCCCAGATTACTTATGGAAAACTTATATAGATGAGGACAAAGAATGGGATTTTTATTATAATTTCCTTTATCCAGATGTATATTCTTATCAAACAATAATGAATAGATCTGTTATAGAAAATTTATTGGAAAATGAAGATAAATTAGAAAAAGAACGTGAAATAGATCATTGGCTTTATTTTAAAACAGAAGAAAATGCCAATTTAGCTATAAAAAAGTTTGAAGAATTAGGGTATAAAATTCTTTCAAGTAAAAAATTAGAAGATAAGTCTGAGCATAAATATCAAGTTAATATTTCAAGAGTGGATAATGCTATATACAGCCATATAAATGAAATTGTATGGGAACTTGTAGAGATTGCAGAATCTTTAGATGGATATTACGATGGTTGGGGATGTAATATAACAAAATAA
- a CDS encoding transketolase family protein, with the protein MSKKSTRQAYGEALVELGRINNDIVVLDADLSKSTKTDLFKKEFPKRHLNIGIAEADLIGTAAGFATCGKIPFASTFAMFAAGRAFEQIRNTVAYPKLNVKIAPTHAGISVGEDGGSHQSIEDIALMRAIPGMVVLCPCDAVETKKMVQAAAEYNGPVYLRLGRLDVETILDDSYDFQIGIANTLREGNDVTIVSTGLLTQEALKAADELAKENISVRVVNCGTIKPLDGETILKAAKETKFIITAEEHSVIGGLGSAVSEFLSETHPTLIKKLGVYDKFGQSGKGAEMLEKYELTAAKLVSMVKENLK; encoded by the coding sequence ATGAGTAAGAAGTCTACAAGACAAGCCTACGGAGAGGCCTTAGTAGAACTTGGAAGAATAAATAATGATATAGTTGTTTTAGATGCTGATTTAAGTAAATCAACAAAAACTGATTTGTTTAAAAAAGAATTTCCAAAAAGACATTTAAATATTGGAATAGCTGAAGCTGACTTAATAGGTACAGCTGCTGGTTTTGCTACTTGTGGAAAAATCCCATTTGCATCTACTTTCGCTATGTTTGCTGCCGGAAGAGCTTTTGAACAAATTAGAAATACTGTAGCTTATCCAAAATTAAATGTTAAAATTGCTCCAACTCATGCTGGAATTTCAGTAGGAGAAGATGGAGGTTCTCACCAATCAATAGAAGATATCGCTCTTATGAGAGCTATTCCAGGAATGGTTGTTTTATGTCCTTGTGATGCAGTTGAAACTAAAAAAATGGTTCAAGCTGCTGCTGAATACAATGGGCCTGTTTATCTAAGACTTGGAAGATTAGATGTTGAAACTATTTTAGATGATAGTTACGATTTTCAAATTGGTATAGCTAATACTTTAAGAGAAGGAAATGATGTTACTATAGTTTCTACTGGACTTTTAACACAAGAAGCTTTAAAAGCCGCTGATGAATTAGCTAAAGAAAACATTTCTGTGAGAGTTGTAAACTGTGGAACTATAAAACCATTAGATGGAGAAACAATTTTAAAGGCTGCTAAAGAAACTAAATTTATAATAACTGCTGAAGAACATTCAGTTATTGGTGGATTAGGTTCTGCTGTTTCTGAATTCTTATCAGAAACTCACCCTACTTTAATCAAAAAGTTAGGTGTTTATGATAAATTTGGACAAAGTGGAAAAGGTGCAGAAATGTTAGAAAAATATGAACTAACTGCTGCAAAATTAGTTTCTATGGTAAAAGAAAACTTAAAATAA
- a CDS encoding transketolase, which yields MKDISFLKEKAKEIRKSIVSMITEAKSGHPGGSLSATDILTALYFSEMNIDPANPKMEGRDRFVLSKGHAAPAIYATLAERGYFSKDELLTLRKFGSRLQGHPDMKKLPGIEISTGSLGQGLSVANGMALNAKIFNENYRTYIVLGDGEVQEGQIWEAAMTAAHYKLDNLCAFLDSNNLQIDGNVTEIMGVEPLDKKWEAFGWNVIKIDGHNFEEILSALEKAKECKDKPTMILAKTVKGKGVSFMENVCGFHGVAPTAEELEKALAELA from the coding sequence ATGAAAGATATTAGTTTTCTAAAAGAAAAGGCTAAAGAGATTAGAAAATCTATTGTTTCTATGATTACTGAAGCAAAATCAGGACATCCAGGTGGTTCTCTATCTGCAACTGATATTTTAACAGCTCTATATTTTTCTGAAATGAATATAGACCCTGCTAATCCAAAGATGGAAGGAAGAGATAGATTTGTTCTTTCTAAAGGACATGCTGCACCTGCTATCTATGCAACTTTAGCTGAAAGAGGATATTTTTCAAAAGATGAATTGTTGACTTTAAGAAAATTTGGAAGTAGACTTCAAGGTCACCCAGATATGAAAAAACTTCCAGGTATTGAGATTTCAACTGGTTCTCTTGGACAAGGTTTATCTGTTGCAAATGGTATGGCATTAAATGCTAAGATATTTAATGAAAATTATAGAACTTACATCGTTTTAGGAGATGGAGAAGTTCAAGAAGGTCAAATTTGGGAAGCTGCTATGACTGCTGCTCACTATAAACTTGATAATCTTTGTGCCTTCCTTGACAGTAATAATCTACAAATTGATGGAAATGTTACTGAGATAATGGGTGTTGAACCATTAGATAAAAAATGGGAAGCTTTTGGTTGGAATGTAATTAAAATAGATGGACATAATTTTGAAGAAATTCTTTCTGCTTTAGAAAAAGCTAAAGAATGTAAAGATAAACCAACTATGATTCTTGCAAAAACTGTAAAAGGTAAAGGAGTTTCTTTTATGGAAAATGTTTGTGGTTTCCATGGAGTTGCACCAACTGCTGAAGAATTAGAAAAGGCATTAGCTGAATTAGCTTAA
- the nifJ gene encoding pyruvate:ferredoxin (flavodoxin) oxidoreductase, whose protein sequence is MAKKMQTMDGNQAAAYASYAFTEVAGIYPITPSSPMAEYTDEWAAKGMKNIFGVPVKLVEMQSEGGAAGTVHGSLQAGALTTTYTASQGLLLKIPNMYKIAGELLPGVIHVSARSLSAQALSIFGDHQDIYAARQTGFAMLATNSVQEVMDLAGVAHLAALKSRVPFLHFFDGFRTSHEIQKVEVMEYDDLKKLVDWKALEEFRKRALNPEHPVTRGTAQNDDIYFQAREVQNKFYDAVPDIVADYMKEISKITGREYKPFNYYGAPDAERIIIAMGSVCEAAQEVIDHLVEQGEKVGLISVHLFRPFSAKYFFDVLPKTVKRISVLDRTKEPGSLGEPLLLDIKALFYNKENAPLIVGGRYGLSSKDTTPSQILAVFDNLKKDEPKDAFTVGIVDDVTHTSLEVGPAIALADPSTKACLFYGLGADGTVGANKNSIKIIGDKTDLYAQGYFAYDSKKSGGVTRSHLRFGKKPIRSTYLVSKPTFVACSVPAYLHQYDMTSGLKEGGKFLLNCVWTKEEALEHIPNNVKRDLAKNKARLFIINATALAHEIGLGQRTNTIMQAAFFKLAEIIPFEEAQQYMKDYAKKSYAKKGDEIVQLNYNAIDRGANDIVEIEVDPAWANLEVTPLNEPKETAGCGGCCSSLENFVEKIAKPINAIKGYDLPVSAFLGYEDGTFENGTSAFEKRGVAVDVPIWNIDKCIQCNQCSYVCPHAVIRPFLINEEELKASPVELATKKPTGKGLDGLAYRIQVSTLDCVGCGSCAHVCPAKALDMMPIADSLNDKEDIKADYLFNNVKYRSDLMPVDTVKGSQFSQPLFEFHGACPGCGETPYIKLITQLYGDRMMVANATGCSSIYSGSAPATPYTTNENGEGPSWASSLFEDNAEYGFGMHIGVEALRSRIQHTMEENMDKVDEETATLFKDWIANRQYSVRTREIRDILVPKLEALNTDFAKEILDLKQYLVKKSQWIIGGDGWAYDIGYGGLDHVLASNEDVNILVVDTEVYSNTGGQASKSTPTGAVAKFAASGKPVKKKDLAAIAMSYGHIYVAQVSMGANQQQVLKAIKEAEAHQGPSIIIAYSPCINHGIKKGMSQSQTEMKLATECGYWPIFRYNPSLEKLGKNPLQLDSKEPKWEKYEEYLTGEVRYQTLTKSNPEEAKVLFESNKKEAQKRWRQYKRMAALDYTEEKEEE, encoded by the coding sequence ATGGCAAAAAAAATGCAAACTATGGACGGTAACCAAGCTGCCGCATACGCATCATATGCTTTTACAGAAGTGGCTGGGATTTATCCTATAACACCATCTTCTCCAATGGCTGAATATACTGATGAATGGGCTGCTAAAGGAATGAAAAATATTTTTGGTGTACCTGTAAAATTAGTTGAAATGCAATCAGAAGGAGGAGCTGCTGGAACTGTTCACGGTTCTTTACAAGCTGGAGCTTTAACAACAACTTATACAGCTTCTCAAGGATTACTTTTAAAAATTCCTAACATGTATAAAATAGCTGGAGAATTATTACCAGGTGTTATACATGTATCAGCAAGATCTTTATCTGCTCAAGCATTATCTATCTTTGGTGACCACCAAGATATCTATGCTGCAAGACAAACAGGTTTTGCAATGCTTGCTACAAACTCTGTACAAGAAGTTATGGACTTAGCAGGAGTAGCTCACTTAGCTGCTTTAAAATCTAGAGTTCCTTTCTTACACTTCTTTGATGGATTCAGAACTTCTCATGAAATTCAAAAAGTTGAAGTTATGGAATATGATGATTTAAAGAAATTAGTAGACTGGAAGGCTTTAGAAGAATTTAGAAAAAGAGCTTTAAATCCTGAACATCCAGTAACAAGAGGTACTGCTCAAAATGATGATATCTACTTCCAAGCAAGAGAAGTACAAAACAAATTCTATGATGCAGTTCCTGATATAGTTGCAGACTATATGAAAGAAATTTCTAAAATAACTGGAAGAGAATATAAACCATTTAACTACTATGGTGCTCCAGACGCTGAAAGAATTATAATCGCTATGGGATCAGTTTGTGAAGCTGCTCAAGAAGTTATAGATCACTTAGTAGAACAAGGAGAAAAAGTAGGTTTAATCTCTGTTCACCTATTTAGACCTTTCTCTGCTAAATATTTCTTTGATGTTTTACCAAAAACTGTAAAAAGAATTTCAGTTTTAGATAGAACTAAAGAACCTGGTTCATTAGGAGAACCATTATTACTAGATATTAAAGCATTATTCTACAATAAAGAAAATGCTCCATTAATAGTTGGTGGAAGATATGGATTATCTTCAAAAGATACAACTCCATCTCAAATTTTAGCTGTATTTGACAACTTAAAGAAAGATGAACCAAAAGATGCTTTCACAGTTGGTATAGTTGATGATGTTACTCATACATCTCTTGAAGTAGGACCAGCTATAGCTCTTGCAGATCCTTCTACAAAAGCTTGTCTATTCTATGGATTAGGAGCAGATGGAACAGTTGGAGCAAATAAAAACTCTATCAAAATTATAGGGGACAAAACTGATTTATATGCTCAAGGATACTTTGCATATGACTCTAAAAAATCAGGAGGAGTTACTAGATCTCACTTAAGATTTGGTAAAAAACCTATAAGATCAACTTACTTAGTATCTAAACCAACATTTGTTGCTTGTTCAGTACCAGCATATCTACATCAATATGATATGACTTCTGGATTAAAAGAAGGAGGAAAATTCCTACTTAACTGTGTATGGACTAAAGAAGAAGCTTTAGAACATATTCCTAATAATGTTAAGAGAGATTTAGCTAAAAATAAAGCAAGATTATTTATTATAAATGCTACTGCTCTTGCACATGAAATTGGATTAGGACAAAGAACAAATACAATAATGCAAGCTGCTTTCTTTAAATTGGCTGAAATTATTCCATTTGAAGAAGCTCAACAATATATGAAAGATTATGCTAAAAAGTCTTATGCTAAAAAAGGAGACGAAATCGTTCAACTTAACTACAATGCAATAGATAGAGGAGCTAATGATATCGTTGAAATAGAAGTAGATCCAGCTTGGGCTAATCTTGAAGTAACACCTTTAAATGAACCAAAAGAAACTGCAGGTTGTGGTGGATGTTGTTCATCTCTTGAAAATTTCGTAGAAAAAATAGCTAAACCTATAAATGCTATTAAAGGATATGATTTACCTGTATCAGCATTCTTAGGATATGAAGATGGTACTTTTGAAAATGGTACTTCTGCTTTTGAAAAGAGAGGAGTTGCTGTTGATGTACCTATATGGAATATAGATAAATGTATTCAATGTAACCAATGTTCTTATGTATGTCCACATGCTGTTATCAGACCATTCTTAATAAATGAAGAAGAATTAAAAGCTTCTCCAGTTGAATTAGCTACTAAGAAACCTACAGGAAAAGGTTTAGATGGACTAGCATATAGAATACAAGTTTCTACACTTGATTGTGTTGGTTGTGGATCTTGTGCTCATGTATGTCCAGCAAAAGCTCTTGATATGATGCCAATAGCTGATTCATTAAATGATAAAGAAGATATTAAAGCTGATTATCTATTTAATAATGTAAAATACAGAAGCGACTTAATGCCAGTTGATACTGTAAAAGGTTCTCAATTCTCTCAACCACTATTTGAATTCCATGGTGCTTGTCCAGGATGTGGAGAAACTCCTTACATTAAATTGATAACTCAATTATATGGAGATAGAATGATGGTTGCTAACGCTACTGGATGTTCTTCAATCTATTCAGGTTCAGCTCCTGCAACTCCATATACAACAAATGAAAATGGAGAAGGACCTTCTTGGGCTTCATCTCTATTTGAAGACAATGCTGAATATGGATTTGGTATGCATATAGGAGTTGAAGCTCTAAGATCTAGAATTCAACATACTATGGAAGAAAATATGGATAAAGTTGATGAAGAAACAGCTACTTTATTCAAAGATTGGATAGCAAACAGACAATATTCTGTAAGAACTAGAGAAATTAGAGATATCCTTGTTCCAAAATTAGAAGCATTAAATACAGATTTTGCAAAAGAAATATTAGATTTAAAACAATATCTAGTTAAAAAATCTCAATGGATAATTGGTGGAGATGGATGGGCTTATGATATTGGTTATGGTGGACTTGACCATGTACTTGCATCTAATGAAGATGTAAATATATTAGTTGTGGATACAGAAGTTTACTCTAATACAGGAGGACAAGCATCAAAATCTACACCTACTGGAGCAGTTGCAAAATTTGCTGCGTCAGGAAAACCAGTTAAGAAAAAAGATTTAGCTGCAATAGCAATGTCTTACGGACATATCTATGTTGCTCAAGTTTCTATGGGAGCTAACCAACAACAAGTATTAAAAGCTATTAAAGAAGCTGAAGCTCACCAAGGACCTTCAATAATAATTGCATACTCACCTTGTATCAACCATGGTATCAAGAAAGGTATGTCACAATCTCAAACTGAAATGAAGTTAGCTACTGAATGTGGATACTGGCCAATATTCAGATACAATCCTTCATTAGAAAAATTAGGAAAGAATCCTTTACAATTAGATTCTAAAGAACCTAAATGGGAAAAATATGAAGAATATCTAACTGGTGAAGTAAGATACCAAACTCTAACTAAGTCTAATCCTGAAGAAGCAAAAGTTTTATTTGAATCAAATAAAAAAGAAGCTCAAAAGAGATGGAGACAATATAAGAGAATGGCAGCACTAGACTATACTGAAGAAAAAGAAGAAGAATAA